A genomic region of Equus caballus isolate H_3958 breed thoroughbred chromosome 1, TB-T2T, whole genome shotgun sequence contains the following coding sequences:
- the PPRC1 gene encoding peroxisome proliferator-activated receptor gamma coactivator-related protein 1 isoform X3, with protein sequence MAARRGRRDGVAPPPSGGPGPDPGGGVRGSGWGSRSQAPYGTAGAVSGGEQVLLHEEGDDSGFVSLSRLGPCLRDKDLEMEELMLQDETLLGTMQSYMDASLISLIEDFGSLGESRLSLEDQNEVSLLTALTEILDNADSENLSPFDSIPDSELLVSPREGSSLHKLLTLSRTPPERDLIAPVDALGPSTGSSRVEMSLTDPPWDFSPPSFLETSSPKLPSWRPPRSRPRWGQSPPHQQRSDGEEEEEVASFSGQMLAGELDNSISNIPDFPMHLACPEEEDKTAAAEMAVQVAGDESISSLSELVRAMHPYCLPNLTHLTSLEDELQEQPDDLTLPEDCVVLEIVGQAATAGNDLEIPVVVRQIPTGPQPVLLGDSLEAGPALQLLLPTLESETEAAVPKEALCPEKEGLSLDSEEKLESACLSEPREVMEPVAPKGPQNPPANAMQSSQRARKGRRKKSKEQPAAYAEGYARRLRSSSRGQSTVATEVTSQAGNLPQEELQREVEPPRGRGKPRAWARAWAAALEKPSSGNLESSVGQASPAEEGPLDLHPNLVDTIQASPVPAHLSLVDSPRADPIPLDSVEADPTAVEPGLADPVAVDPALVDLVSVNSELVDPLPADPVLIEPVLADSAAIDPAVVVPILDDLPPVDPVPVNPAPVDSVPVDLAPVDPVLIKSRPTDPRRGAVSSAQGSPAPQVLLESESSDPPKAIPEIKEVVGSLKVENGTNATTQEARPRPLSLSEYRRRRQQRQAEAEERSAQPPAGKWPSLPETPTGLADIPCLVIPPAPAKKTALQRSPEAPPEACFVPLGPSSASPSPEPPASKPVASAPTEQVPLQEMPLPVRPPAPTVQSMPSTMPTALPFTPGGLGMTSMLRLPASGQGVPSLPPPPLQPPSLPMSVGPVPPDPYTHYAPVPPWPCYPPVSPSGYPCLPPPPTVPLVSGTPGVYAVSPTCNVPWVPPPAPVPPYSSNCTYGPLGWGPGLQHPPFWPTVPPPPLPLASVGRAVPSPKVEPSGIPASSPESVLPLPMTPPLSLGSAGHGAPQIEPTKVEVKPVPASPHLKHKVSSPVQSPRIKAPSCLSTESVAVEEPASERLKPETQETRPRQKPPSPVAKAVPTPRQGTITKLPAVHPARLRKLSFLPTPRAQGPEDVVQAFISEIGIEASDLSSLLEQFEKSEAKKECPPPPPADSLAVGNSGSVDTPQEKRPLDRLQAPELANVAGLTPPATPPHQLWKPLAAVSLLAKAKSPKSTAQEGTLKPEGVTEAKHPPAARLQEGVCGPSPVHVGSGDHDYCVRSRTPPKKMPALVIPEVGSRWNVKRHQDITIKPVLSLGPAAPLPPCTAASQEPLDHRTSNEQADPAAPCLAPSTLLSPEASPCRNDVNTRIPLEPSAKQRSVRCYRKACRSASPPSRGWQGRRGHSSRSVSSGSNRTSEASSSSSSSSSSSRSRSRSLSPPHKRWRRSSCSSSGRSRRCSSSSSSSSSSSSSSSSSSSSRSRSRSPSPRRRSDRRRRYSSYRSHDHYQRQRVLQKERAIEERRVVFIGKIPGRMTRSELKQRFSVFGEIEECTIHFRVQGDNYGFVTYRYAEEAFAAIESGHKLRQADEQPFDLCFGGRRQFCKRSYSDLDSNREDFDPAPVKSKFDSLDFDTLLKQAQKNLRR encoded by the exons GTGCTACTGCATGAGGAGGGGGATGATTCTGGCTTTGTCAGTCTGTCTCGGCTGGGCCCTTGTCTGAGGGACAAGGACCTGGAGATGGAGGAGCTGATGCTGCAGGATGAGACACTGCTGGGGACCATGCAGAGCTACATGGATGCCTCCCTCATTTCCCTCATTGAGGATTTTGGGAGCCTTGGAGAG AGCAGGTTATCTCTGGAGGACCAGAATGAAGTGTCGCTGCTCACAGCTCTGACGGAGATCTTGGATAATGCAGATTCCGAGAACCTGTCTCCATTTGACAGCATTCCTGACTCGGAGCTGCTTGTGTCACCTCGGGAGGGCTCCTCT CTGCATAAGCTGCTCACCCTTTCTCGGACACCCCCAGAACGTGACCTCATCGCCCCAGTTGACGCATTGGGGCCCAGCACAGGCAGTAGTAGA GTTGAGATGTCTCTCACAGATCCCCCTTGGGACTTCTCTCCACCCTCCTTCTTAGAGACCTCCTCCCCCAAGCTTCCTAGCTGGAGACCTCCAAGATCACGACCTCGCTGGGGCCAATCCCCTCCTCACCAACAACGTAGTGatggggaagaagaggaggaggtggcCAGCTTCAGTGGCCAAATGCTTGCTGGGGAGCTCGACAACTCCATAAGCAACATCCCAGACTTCCCCATGCACCTGGCCTGCCCTGAGGAGGAAgataaaacagcagcagcagagatGGCAGTGCAGGTAGCTGGCGACGAGAGCATCTCCTCCCTGAGTGAGCTGGTGCGGGCCATGCACCCGTACTGCCTGCCAAACCTCACCCACCTGACATCACTCGAGGATGAGCTTCAGGAGCAGCCAGATGATTTGACACTGCCTGAGGATTGTGTGGTGCTAGAGATTGTGGGCCAGGCAGCCACAGCTGGCAATGACCTAGAGATCCCAGTTGTGGTGCGGCAGATCCCTACTGGACCTCAGCCTGTGCTCTTGGGTGACTCACTAGAGGCTGGTCCGGCCTTGCAGCTGCTCTTGCCTACACTAGAGTCAGAGACGGAGGCTGCTGTGCCCAAGGAAGCCCTCTGCCCTGAGAAAGAGGGGTTGTCACTGGACTCAGAGGAAAAGCTGGAGTCAGCTTGCTTGTCGGAGCCCAGGGAGGTCATGGAGCCAGTAGCACCCAAGGGGCCTCAGAACCCACCTGCCAATGCAATGCAGAGTTCCCAGAGAGCTCGAAAGGGTAGGAGGAAGAAGAGCAAGGAGCAGCCAGCAGCCTATGCAGAAGGCTATGCCAGGAGGCTGAGGTCATCTTCACGTGGGCAGTCTACTGTGGCTACAGAGGTGACCTCTCAGGCAGGCAACTTGCCTCAGGAGGAACTTCAAAGAGAGGTTGAGCCTCCCCGTGGTAGAGGGAAGCCCCGGGCTTGGGCTCGGGCCTGGGCAGCTGCCTTGGAGAAGCCTAGCTCTGGGAACTTGGAGAGTAGTGTTGGACAAGCTAGTCCTGCTGAAGAAGGTCCTCTAGACCTCCACCCCAACCTGGTTGACACCATCCAAGCCAGCCCTGTTCCAGCCCATCTCTCATTGGTTGACTCTCCTCGCGCTGACCCCATCCCGCTTGACTCTGTTGAAGCTGATCCCACTGCAGTTGAACCGGGTCTAGCTGACCCTGTAGCTGTTGACCCTGCATTGGTTGACCTTGTTTCAGTCAACTCAGAGCTGGTTGACCCTCTCCCAGCTGACCCAGTGCTGATTGAACCAGTCCTGGCTGACTCAGCAGCAATTGACCCTGCAGTGGTTGTTCCCATCTTAGATGACTTACCACCAGTTGACCCTGTCCCAGTTAACCCAGCACCAGTTGACTCTGTTCCCGTTGACCTGGCTCCAGTTGACCCTGTGCTAATTAAGTCTAGGCCAACTGATCCCAGACGTGGTGCAGTATCATCAGCCCAGGGAAGTCCAGCCCCCCAGGTCCTCCTGGAGTCAGAGTCCTCAGATCCCCCAAAGGCTATCCCTGAAATCAAGGAGGTTGTGGGTTCTCTGAAGGTGGAAAATGGTACCAATGCCACAACCCAGGAAGCCAGACCTCGGCCTCTTAGCCTATCTGAGTACCGGCGACGAAGGCAACAGCGCCAagcagaggcagaagagaggagtGCCCAGCCCCCAGCTGGGAAGTGGCCGAGCCTCCCAGAAACCCCCACAGGGCTGGCAGATATCCCTTGTCTTGTCATCCCACCAGCCCCAGCCAAGAAGACAGCTCTACAGAGAAGCCCTGAGGCTCCTCCTGAGGCTTGCTTTGTGCCTTTGGGTCCCAGCTCTGCTTCTCCTAGTCCTGAGCCACCTGCAAGCAAACCTGTGGCCTCAGCTCCCACTGAGCAGGTGCCACTCCAAGAGATGCCACTGCCAGTGAGACCTCCAGCTCCTACCGTGCAATCCATGCCCTCAACAATGCCCACTGCTCTGCCTTTTACCCCGGGTGGGCTGGGCATGACCTCCATGCTGCGCCTTCCTGCAAGTGGACAAGGGGTCCCCAGTCTGCCTCCACCACCCTTGCAGCCTCCTAGTCTTCCTATGTCTGTGGGGCCAGTGCCCCCTGATCCTTATACTCACTATGCCCCTGTACCACCCTGGCCTTGTTATCCCCCTGTGTCCCCTTCTGGCTATCCttgcctgcctcccccaccaaCGGTGCCCCTAGTGTCTGGTACTCCTGGCGTCTATGCTGTGTCCCCCACTTGCAATGTGCCTTGGGTACCCCCTCCTGCCCCAGTCCCACCTTACAGCTCCAACTGTACTTATGGGCCCTTGGGATGGGGCCCAGGCCTGCAACACCCTCCATTCTGGCCTACTGTACCCCCACCTCCTTTGCCTCTAGCCTCTGTTGGGAGGGCTGTTCCCTCACCCAAGGTGGAGCCCAGTGGCATCCCAGCTAGCTCCCCTGAAAGTGTACTTCCTTTACCAATGACTCCTCCTCTCAGCCTTGGGTCTGCTGGCCACGGTGCTCCACAGATAGAGCCCACCAAGGTGGAGGTCAAGCCAGTGCCTGCATCTCCCCATCTGAAACACAAGGTGTCCTCCCCAGTGCAAAGCCCCCGGATCAAGGCTCCATCGTGTCTGTCTACTGAGAGTGTGGCTGTTGAGGAGCCTGCATCAGAGAGACTGAAGCCTGAGACCCAGGAGACCAGGCCCAGGCAGAAGCCTCCCTCTCCTGTTGCCAAGGCTGTTCCCACACCAAGGCAGGGCACTATCACCAAGCTGCCTGCCGTCCACCCAGCCCGTCTAAGGAAGCTGTCCTTCCTGCCTACCCCACGTGCCCAGGGTCCTGAGGATGTGGTGCAGGCTTTCATCAGTGAGATTG GAATTGAGGCATCGGACCTGTCCAGTTTGCTGGAGCAGTTTGAGAAATCAGAAG CCAAAAAGGAGTGCCCTCCCCCGCCTCCTGCTGACAGCTTGGCTGTAGGAAACTCAGG CAGCGTTGACACTCCCCAGGAGAAGAGGCCCCTAGACCGGTTACAAGCCCCAGAACTGGCCAACGTGGCAG gGCTCACCCCTCCAGCTACCCCTCCCCACCAGTTATGGAAGCCCCTGGCTGCTGTCTCACTGCTGGCCAAAGCCAAATCTCCTAAGTCCACCGCCCAGGAGGGAACCCTGAAGCCTGAAGGAGTTACAGAGGCCAAACATCCACCTGCAGCCCGCCTCCAAGAAGGGGTCTGTGGCCCTAGTCCAGTCCATGTGGGCTCTGGGGACCATGACTATTGTGTTCGGAGCAggacccccccaaaaaagatgcCTGCCTTAGTCATTCCAGAGGTGGGCTCCCGATGGAACGTCAAACGCCATCAGGATATCACCATCAAACCCGTCTTGTCCCTGGGCCCAGCTGCCCCCCTGCCCCCATGCACAGCTGCCTCCCAGGAGCCACTTGATCACAGGACTAGCAATGAGCAGGCAGATCCTGCAGCCCCTTGCCTTGCCCCATCCACCTTGCTGTCCCCTGAGGCTTCGCCCTGCCGGAATGATGTGAACACTAGGATTCCCCTTGAGCCCTCAGCCAAGCAGCGGTCAGTGCGCTGTTATCGAAAAGCCTGCAGGTCAGCCAGCCCCCCAAGCCGGGGCTGGCAGGGCCGACGTGGCCACAGCAGCCGTTCTGTCAGCTCTGGGTCCAACCGGACCAGCGAAGCATCTTCCTCATCCTCATCGTCGTCTTCCTCATCCCGATCCCGGTCCAGGTCCCTCTCCCCCCCACACAAGAGGTGGCGAAG GTCCAGTTGCAGTTCCTCTGGACGTTCCCGAAGatgctcttcctcttcctcctcctcatcctcctcctcgtcttcctcatcctcatcatccAGTTCCCGAAGTCGGTCCCGCTCCCCATCCCCCCGCCGGAGAAGTGACAGGAGGCGGCG GTACAGCTCTTACCGTTCACATGACCATTACCAAAGGCAGAGAGTCCTGCAGAAGGAGCGTGCAATA gaagagagaagagtggtCTTCATTGGGAAGATACCTGGCCGCATGACTCGGTCAGAGCTGAAACAGAGGTTCTCTGTTTTTGGAGAGATTGAGGAGTGCACCATCCACTTCCGTGTCCAAGG TGACAACTACGGTTTCGTCACTTACCGCTATGCTGAGGAGGCATTTGCAGCCATCGAGAGTGGCCACAAGCTGAGGCAGGCAGATGAGCAGCCCTTTGATCTCTGCTTTGGGGGCCGCAGGCAGTTCTGCAAGAGAAGCTATTCTGATCTTG ACTCCAACCGGGAAGACTTTGACCCTGCTCCTGTAAAGAGCAAATTTGATTCTCTTGACTTTGACACATTGTTGAAACAGGCCCAGAAGAACCTCAGGAGGTAA
- the PPRC1 gene encoding peroxisome proliferator-activated receptor gamma coactivator-related protein 1 isoform X2, whose protein sequence is MAARRGRRDGVAPPPSGGPGPDPGGGVRGSGWGSRSQAPYGTAGAVSGGEQVLLHEEGDDSGFVSLSRLGPCLRDKDLEMEELMLQDETLLGTMQSYMDASLISLIEDFGSLGESRLSLEDQNEVSLLTALTEILDNADSENLSPFDSIPDSELLVSPREGSSLHKLLTLSRTPPERDLIAPVDALGPSTGSSRVSGVEMSLTDPPWDFSPPSFLETSSPKLPSWRPPRSRPRWGQSPPHQQRSDGEEEEEVASFSGQMLAGELDNSISNIPDFPMHLACPEEEDKTAAAEMAVQVAGDESISSLSELVRAMHPYCLPNLTHLTSLEDELQEQPDDLTLPEDCVVLEIVGQAATAGNDLEIPVVVRQIPTGPQPVLLGDSLEAGPALQLLLPTLESETEAAVPKEALCPEKEGLSLDSEEKLESACLSEPREVMEPVAPKGPQNPPANAMQSSQRARKGRRKKSKEQPAAYAEGYARRLRSSSRGQSTVATEVTSQAGNLPQEELQREVEPPRGRGKPRAWARAWAAALEKPSSGNLESSVGQASPAEEGPLDLHPNLVDTIQASPVPAHLSLVDSPRADPIPLDSVEADPTAVEPGLADPVAVDPALVDLVSVNSELVDPLPADPVLIEPVLADSAAIDPAVVVPILDDLPPVDPVPVNPAPVDSVPVDLAPVDPVLIKSRPTDPRRGAVSSAQGSPAPQVLLESESSDPPKAIPEIKEVVGSLKVENGTNATTQEARPRPLSLSEYRRRRQQRQAEAEERSAQPPAGKWPSLPETPTGLADIPCLVIPPAPAKKTALQRSPEAPPEACFVPLGPSSASPSPEPPASKPVASAPTEQVPLQEMPLPVRPPAPTVQSMPSTMPTALPFTPGGLGMTSMLRLPASGQGVPSLPPPPLQPPSLPMSVGPVPPDPYTHYAPVPPWPCYPPVSPSGYPCLPPPPTVPLVSGTPGVYAVSPTCNVPWVPPPAPVPPYSSNCTYGPLGWGPGLQHPPFWPTVPPPPLPLASVGRAVPSPKVEPSGIPASSPESVLPLPMTPPLSLGSAGHGAPQIEPTKVEVKPVPASPHLKHKVSSPVQSPRIKAPSCLSTESVAVEEPASERLKPETQETRPRQKPPSPVAKAVPTPRQGTITKLPAVHPARLRKLSFLPTPRAQGPEDVVQAFISEIGIEASDLSSLLEQFEKSEAKKECPPPPPADSLAVGNSGVDTPQEKRPLDRLQAPELANVAGLTPPATPPHQLWKPLAAVSLLAKAKSPKSTAQEGTLKPEGVTEAKHPPAARLQEGVCGPSPVHVGSGDHDYCVRSRTPPKKMPALVIPEVGSRWNVKRHQDITIKPVLSLGPAAPLPPCTAASQEPLDHRTSNEQADPAAPCLAPSTLLSPEASPCRNDVNTRIPLEPSAKQRSVRCYRKACRSASPPSRGWQGRRGHSSRSVSSGSNRTSEASSSSSSSSSSSRSRSRSLSPPHKRWRRSSCSSSGRSRRCSSSSSSSSSSSSSSSSSSSSRSRSRSPSPRRRSDRRRRYSSYRSHDHYQRQRVLQKERAIEERRVVFIGKIPGRMTRSELKQRFSVFGEIEECTIHFRVQGDNYGFVTYRYAEEAFAAIESGHKLRQADEQPFDLCFGGRRQFCKRSYSDLDSNREDFDPAPVKSKFDSLDFDTLLKQAQKNLRR, encoded by the exons GTGCTACTGCATGAGGAGGGGGATGATTCTGGCTTTGTCAGTCTGTCTCGGCTGGGCCCTTGTCTGAGGGACAAGGACCTGGAGATGGAGGAGCTGATGCTGCAGGATGAGACACTGCTGGGGACCATGCAGAGCTACATGGATGCCTCCCTCATTTCCCTCATTGAGGATTTTGGGAGCCTTGGAGAG AGCAGGTTATCTCTGGAGGACCAGAATGAAGTGTCGCTGCTCACAGCTCTGACGGAGATCTTGGATAATGCAGATTCCGAGAACCTGTCTCCATTTGACAGCATTCCTGACTCGGAGCTGCTTGTGTCACCTCGGGAGGGCTCCTCT CTGCATAAGCTGCTCACCCTTTCTCGGACACCCCCAGAACGTGACCTCATCGCCCCAGTTGACGCATTGGGGCCCAGCACAGGCAGTAGTAGAGTGAGTGGG GTTGAGATGTCTCTCACAGATCCCCCTTGGGACTTCTCTCCACCCTCCTTCTTAGAGACCTCCTCCCCCAAGCTTCCTAGCTGGAGACCTCCAAGATCACGACCTCGCTGGGGCCAATCCCCTCCTCACCAACAACGTAGTGatggggaagaagaggaggaggtggcCAGCTTCAGTGGCCAAATGCTTGCTGGGGAGCTCGACAACTCCATAAGCAACATCCCAGACTTCCCCATGCACCTGGCCTGCCCTGAGGAGGAAgataaaacagcagcagcagagatGGCAGTGCAGGTAGCTGGCGACGAGAGCATCTCCTCCCTGAGTGAGCTGGTGCGGGCCATGCACCCGTACTGCCTGCCAAACCTCACCCACCTGACATCACTCGAGGATGAGCTTCAGGAGCAGCCAGATGATTTGACACTGCCTGAGGATTGTGTGGTGCTAGAGATTGTGGGCCAGGCAGCCACAGCTGGCAATGACCTAGAGATCCCAGTTGTGGTGCGGCAGATCCCTACTGGACCTCAGCCTGTGCTCTTGGGTGACTCACTAGAGGCTGGTCCGGCCTTGCAGCTGCTCTTGCCTACACTAGAGTCAGAGACGGAGGCTGCTGTGCCCAAGGAAGCCCTCTGCCCTGAGAAAGAGGGGTTGTCACTGGACTCAGAGGAAAAGCTGGAGTCAGCTTGCTTGTCGGAGCCCAGGGAGGTCATGGAGCCAGTAGCACCCAAGGGGCCTCAGAACCCACCTGCCAATGCAATGCAGAGTTCCCAGAGAGCTCGAAAGGGTAGGAGGAAGAAGAGCAAGGAGCAGCCAGCAGCCTATGCAGAAGGCTATGCCAGGAGGCTGAGGTCATCTTCACGTGGGCAGTCTACTGTGGCTACAGAGGTGACCTCTCAGGCAGGCAACTTGCCTCAGGAGGAACTTCAAAGAGAGGTTGAGCCTCCCCGTGGTAGAGGGAAGCCCCGGGCTTGGGCTCGGGCCTGGGCAGCTGCCTTGGAGAAGCCTAGCTCTGGGAACTTGGAGAGTAGTGTTGGACAAGCTAGTCCTGCTGAAGAAGGTCCTCTAGACCTCCACCCCAACCTGGTTGACACCATCCAAGCCAGCCCTGTTCCAGCCCATCTCTCATTGGTTGACTCTCCTCGCGCTGACCCCATCCCGCTTGACTCTGTTGAAGCTGATCCCACTGCAGTTGAACCGGGTCTAGCTGACCCTGTAGCTGTTGACCCTGCATTGGTTGACCTTGTTTCAGTCAACTCAGAGCTGGTTGACCCTCTCCCAGCTGACCCAGTGCTGATTGAACCAGTCCTGGCTGACTCAGCAGCAATTGACCCTGCAGTGGTTGTTCCCATCTTAGATGACTTACCACCAGTTGACCCTGTCCCAGTTAACCCAGCACCAGTTGACTCTGTTCCCGTTGACCTGGCTCCAGTTGACCCTGTGCTAATTAAGTCTAGGCCAACTGATCCCAGACGTGGTGCAGTATCATCAGCCCAGGGAAGTCCAGCCCCCCAGGTCCTCCTGGAGTCAGAGTCCTCAGATCCCCCAAAGGCTATCCCTGAAATCAAGGAGGTTGTGGGTTCTCTGAAGGTGGAAAATGGTACCAATGCCACAACCCAGGAAGCCAGACCTCGGCCTCTTAGCCTATCTGAGTACCGGCGACGAAGGCAACAGCGCCAagcagaggcagaagagaggagtGCCCAGCCCCCAGCTGGGAAGTGGCCGAGCCTCCCAGAAACCCCCACAGGGCTGGCAGATATCCCTTGTCTTGTCATCCCACCAGCCCCAGCCAAGAAGACAGCTCTACAGAGAAGCCCTGAGGCTCCTCCTGAGGCTTGCTTTGTGCCTTTGGGTCCCAGCTCTGCTTCTCCTAGTCCTGAGCCACCTGCAAGCAAACCTGTGGCCTCAGCTCCCACTGAGCAGGTGCCACTCCAAGAGATGCCACTGCCAGTGAGACCTCCAGCTCCTACCGTGCAATCCATGCCCTCAACAATGCCCACTGCTCTGCCTTTTACCCCGGGTGGGCTGGGCATGACCTCCATGCTGCGCCTTCCTGCAAGTGGACAAGGGGTCCCCAGTCTGCCTCCACCACCCTTGCAGCCTCCTAGTCTTCCTATGTCTGTGGGGCCAGTGCCCCCTGATCCTTATACTCACTATGCCCCTGTACCACCCTGGCCTTGTTATCCCCCTGTGTCCCCTTCTGGCTATCCttgcctgcctcccccaccaaCGGTGCCCCTAGTGTCTGGTACTCCTGGCGTCTATGCTGTGTCCCCCACTTGCAATGTGCCTTGGGTACCCCCTCCTGCCCCAGTCCCACCTTACAGCTCCAACTGTACTTATGGGCCCTTGGGATGGGGCCCAGGCCTGCAACACCCTCCATTCTGGCCTACTGTACCCCCACCTCCTTTGCCTCTAGCCTCTGTTGGGAGGGCTGTTCCCTCACCCAAGGTGGAGCCCAGTGGCATCCCAGCTAGCTCCCCTGAAAGTGTACTTCCTTTACCAATGACTCCTCCTCTCAGCCTTGGGTCTGCTGGCCACGGTGCTCCACAGATAGAGCCCACCAAGGTGGAGGTCAAGCCAGTGCCTGCATCTCCCCATCTGAAACACAAGGTGTCCTCCCCAGTGCAAAGCCCCCGGATCAAGGCTCCATCGTGTCTGTCTACTGAGAGTGTGGCTGTTGAGGAGCCTGCATCAGAGAGACTGAAGCCTGAGACCCAGGAGACCAGGCCCAGGCAGAAGCCTCCCTCTCCTGTTGCCAAGGCTGTTCCCACACCAAGGCAGGGCACTATCACCAAGCTGCCTGCCGTCCACCCAGCCCGTCTAAGGAAGCTGTCCTTCCTGCCTACCCCACGTGCCCAGGGTCCTGAGGATGTGGTGCAGGCTTTCATCAGTGAGATTG GAATTGAGGCATCGGACCTGTCCAGTTTGCTGGAGCAGTTTGAGAAATCAGAAG CCAAAAAGGAGTGCCCTCCCCCGCCTCCTGCTGACAGCTTGGCTGTAGGAAACTCAGG CGTTGACACTCCCCAGGAGAAGAGGCCCCTAGACCGGTTACAAGCCCCAGAACTGGCCAACGTGGCAG gGCTCACCCCTCCAGCTACCCCTCCCCACCAGTTATGGAAGCCCCTGGCTGCTGTCTCACTGCTGGCCAAAGCCAAATCTCCTAAGTCCACCGCCCAGGAGGGAACCCTGAAGCCTGAAGGAGTTACAGAGGCCAAACATCCACCTGCAGCCCGCCTCCAAGAAGGGGTCTGTGGCCCTAGTCCAGTCCATGTGGGCTCTGGGGACCATGACTATTGTGTTCGGAGCAggacccccccaaaaaagatgcCTGCCTTAGTCATTCCAGAGGTGGGCTCCCGATGGAACGTCAAACGCCATCAGGATATCACCATCAAACCCGTCTTGTCCCTGGGCCCAGCTGCCCCCCTGCCCCCATGCACAGCTGCCTCCCAGGAGCCACTTGATCACAGGACTAGCAATGAGCAGGCAGATCCTGCAGCCCCTTGCCTTGCCCCATCCACCTTGCTGTCCCCTGAGGCTTCGCCCTGCCGGAATGATGTGAACACTAGGATTCCCCTTGAGCCCTCAGCCAAGCAGCGGTCAGTGCGCTGTTATCGAAAAGCCTGCAGGTCAGCCAGCCCCCCAAGCCGGGGCTGGCAGGGCCGACGTGGCCACAGCAGCCGTTCTGTCAGCTCTGGGTCCAACCGGACCAGCGAAGCATCTTCCTCATCCTCATCGTCGTCTTCCTCATCCCGATCCCGGTCCAGGTCCCTCTCCCCCCCACACAAGAGGTGGCGAAG GTCCAGTTGCAGTTCCTCTGGACGTTCCCGAAGatgctcttcctcttcctcctcctcatcctcctcctcgtcttcctcatcctcatcatccAGTTCCCGAAGTCGGTCCCGCTCCCCATCCCCCCGCCGGAGAAGTGACAGGAGGCGGCG GTACAGCTCTTACCGTTCACATGACCATTACCAAAGGCAGAGAGTCCTGCAGAAGGAGCGTGCAATA gaagagagaagagtggtCTTCATTGGGAAGATACCTGGCCGCATGACTCGGTCAGAGCTGAAACAGAGGTTCTCTGTTTTTGGAGAGATTGAGGAGTGCACCATCCACTTCCGTGTCCAAGG TGACAACTACGGTTTCGTCACTTACCGCTATGCTGAGGAGGCATTTGCAGCCATCGAGAGTGGCCACAAGCTGAGGCAGGCAGATGAGCAGCCCTTTGATCTCTGCTTTGGGGGCCGCAGGCAGTTCTGCAAGAGAAGCTATTCTGATCTTG ACTCCAACCGGGAAGACTTTGACCCTGCTCCTGTAAAGAGCAAATTTGATTCTCTTGACTTTGACACATTGTTGAAACAGGCCCAGAAGAACCTCAGGAGGTAA